One window of the Epinephelus moara isolate mb chromosome 22, YSFRI_EMoa_1.0, whole genome shotgun sequence genome contains the following:
- the nfe2l3 gene encoding nuclear factor erythroid 2-related factor 3 encodes MQIAKKYFTEGLIQLTILLSLIGVRVDIDSYLSGYYTPLIEINLGPSSAYTQTPFHNLRDTLDGYSVHPKCPELDYFFASRRLLDEVRNLGSPRFPTQLNAWLVHQVSATDSADCGPSTSSNNDTNTVLESNGDEARHDNQHLSDSGQELCQTTTDRGHGPCRAGASGFLKEEEDATVKEEEEPVPLTQLAHSSSLEQESLLEGITALSDPARHLPPAIDIDQHWSSLLSLSVTDLDDLDSLVTERLPDLNTDITSAISQDVSLHDAMVTSAGVFDAVSERIEPRPVTQQQRPLFRLESTGSLQSNASPGMAVGLAALPFASVCNLTGDVSSHSALSGCLDEAVFDQINQLGLEGLDTQLMGSLESIDPQVLGDLDSDSGLSLESSSGGPVSPDSSEMSSSSSSYCEDECGATGYSSEADSIPSKGIMDYSSMWSPIDLSESVWHDHSYSSPASFNQPSVTFPHKGIKEEPLSDDDDDGPKFEDRELSRDELRARAMCIPFSVLQIVNMPVEEFLEVLDGHGFSPEQVTLLRDIRRRGKNKLAAQNCRKRKLDAIMGLQEEVERLHAQRDRLLREKQLTAKTMGAVGQQIRQLTRDVLARLRDDTGRPLNPERFTLQCGANGRVVVQRVRRPAVSTSTGNKTDKRKKEKKQ; translated from the exons ATGCAAATCGCGAAAAAATACTTCACAGAAGGCCTGATTCAGTTAACGATCTTACTCAGTTTGATTGGAGTTCGTGTGGATATCGACAGCTACTTAAGCGGATACTATACGCCTCTGATAGAGATTAACTTGGGTCCTAGCTCAGCCTACACCCAGACACCCTTTCATAATTTGAGAGACACTCTTGACGGATACAGTGTGCACCCAAAATGTCCCGAATTGGACTATTTCTTTGCAAGTCGCCGGCTACTTGACGAAGTGAGGAACCTCGGCTCACCGCGGTTCCCCACACAGTTGAACGCATGGCTGGTGCACCAAGTGTCTGCTACTGACAGTGCTGACTGTGGGCCTTCAACCAGCAGCAACAATGACACCAACACGGTGCTAGAAAGCAACGGGGACGAAGCAAGACATGACAATCAACACCTGTCTGACAGTGGCCAAGAGTTGTGCCAAACAACCACTGATCGCGGACATGGGCCTTGTAGAGCTGGAGCCAGTGGGTTTCTCAAAgag GAGGAGGATGCCACAGttaaagaggaggaagaacCTGTCCCACTTACTCAGCTGGCTCACAGTTCCTCACTGGAACAAGAG AGTCTGCTTGAAGGCATCACTGCACTGTCTGATCCAGCACGCCATCTTCCTCCTGCCATTGATATTGACCAGCACTGGAGCAGtttactctctctgtctgttacTGACCTTGAC GACTTGGACTCCCTTGTCACTGAGCGTCTGCCAGACCTCAACACAGACATCACCAGCGCCATCAGCCAGGATGTCAGTCTGCACGATGCTATGGTAACCAGTGCTGGAGTGTTTGATGCAGTGTCTGAAAGAATTGAGCCCAGGCCGGTCACCCAACAACAAAGACCCCTCTTCCGACTGGAATCCACAGGCTCCTTACAGTCAAACGCATCACCAGGGATGGCAGTGGGCCTGGCTGCCCTCCCCTTTGCTTCAGTATGTAATTTAACTGGAGATGTGTCATCACATAGTGCGCTGAGTGGCTGTCTAGATGAGGCAGTGTTTGACCAGATCAATCAGCTTGGTTTGGAAGGCTTGGACACCCAACTGATGGGTTCTCTGGAGAGCATAGACCCACAGGTCCTTGGGGACTTGGACTCGGACTCTGGTCTCTCCTTGGAGAGCAGCTCTGGAGGTCCAGTCTCCCCAG ACTCATCCGAGATGTCGTCGTCATCCAGTTCATACTGTGAGGATGAGTGtggagctacaggctacagcaGTGAAGCGGATTCAATCCCCTCAAAAGGCATCATGGACTACAGCTCCATGTGGTCACCTATTGAtctgagtgagagtgtgtggcATGACCACAGCTACTCATCTCCTGCTTCCTTCAACCAGCCATCAGTGACATTTCCTCACAAAGGTATCAAAGAGGAGCCTCTcagcgatgatgatgatgatgggccAAAGTTTGAAGACAGGGAGCTGAGTCGTGATGAGCTCCGTGCCCGTGCCATGTGCATCCCGTTCTCTGTCCTGCAGATCGTCAACATGCCTGTGGAGGAGTTCCTCGAGGTCCTCGACGGTCACGGCTTCTCCCCGGAACAGGTGACCCTCCTGAGGGACATTCGCAGGCGGGGGAAGAACAAACTGGCAGCGCAAAACTGCCGGAAGCGCAAACTAGATGCTATCATGGGTCtgcaggaggaagtggagaggcTGCATGCTCAGAGAGATAGACTACTGAGGGAGAAACAGCTTACAGCCAAGACAATGGGTGCTGTTGGCCAGCAGATAAGGCAGCTGACCAGAGATGTCCTGGCCCGGCTGAGGGATGATACAGGACGGCCCCTGAACCCAGAAAGATTCACCCTGCAGTGCGGGGCTAATGGGAGGGTTGTGGTTCAGCGTGTAAGACGGCCTGCTGTCTCCACATCAACAggcaacaaaacagacaagagaaagaaggagaaaaagcaATAA